One bacterium DNA segment encodes these proteins:
- a CDS encoding transposase family protein, whose translation MLEKTIDTTKIWLDVKSVAGLKGVTERAVRLALRNSNKYIFKTEDVRGGKTYKICLSSLEAELQTKFLNEYYQALVLEENETVDLDIQPTKEKIIPESMKRIALARLDLLKLWKEYIKGKTNKCKANEEFLQLYNTGEFYKDIFEVLKTTSIGSLYRWKAKLAGTTDWTRLVPDYQFKGSRECRTSLTQDEIQIFMKILLNQNRFSISKATSLTKHILNKRGIEIHARDITYRRYAEHFKKFNYDKWILAREGMKALKDKVESYLVRDASVLDVGSVLIADGKLLNFQVINPFTGKPCRVHLVGFLDWKSGGLVGFEIMLEEDTQCIASALRNAILNLGRIPDIVYQDNGKAFKANFFTGNKDFEELGFNGIYGKLGIKPVYAAPYNARAKVIERFFLEFQEGFEKLLPSYIGSSIENKPAYMKRNEKLHKEIHNGYVPTIQEAIDLINCWLEYKHSLPCPNVKSRTIAEVLATVKKQNINEQELDDLMMAQEIMTIHRNGIRFLKQDYYDDTLYGIRDKAIIKYSLFDLSFIKVYSLKNEFLCRAERITSTHPMAEHLGDISDIQDYKQKIVKQRKLRNKTLKEVRKLFTMDDFNLIEKHLEPNISAPHQEQILLEAKQIPEIKVIAERPLTRPIFKSKYERYEWHLHHGCHSQEDRKWFEKYKNSDEYTQMYGED comes from the coding sequence ATGCTTGAAAAAACAATTGACACGACAAAAATATGGCTGGATGTAAAATCTGTAGCCGGACTAAAAGGAGTTACAGAACGTGCAGTTCGCCTCGCACTTAGAAATAGCAATAAATATATATTTAAAACAGAAGATGTTAGGGGCGGTAAAACGTATAAAATATGTTTAAGTTCATTAGAGGCTGAACTACAGACAAAATTTCTTAACGAATATTATCAGGCTCTTGTTCTTGAAGAAAATGAAACTGTTGATTTAGATATTCAGCCAACTAAAGAAAAAATTATTCCTGAAAGTATGAAACGAATTGCACTTGCGAGATTAGACCTTTTAAAACTGTGGAAAGAATATATTAAGGGCAAAACAAATAAGTGCAAGGCAAATGAAGAGTTTTTACAGCTATACAACACGGGAGAATTCTATAAAGATATATTTGAAGTATTAAAAACGACATCAATAGGAAGTCTGTACAGATGGAAAGCAAAACTTGCAGGGACAACAGACTGGACAAGGCTCGTTCCTGATTATCAATTTAAAGGTTCACGGGAATGCCGGACTTCGCTTACTCAAGATGAAATACAAATTTTTATGAAAATTCTTTTAAATCAAAACAGGTTTTCTATAAGCAAGGCAACGAGTTTAACCAAGCACATCCTGAATAAACGAGGTATAGAAATTCATGCAAGGGATATTACATACAGAAGATATGCGGAACATTTTAAAAAGTTTAATTATGACAAATGGATCCTTGCAAGAGAAGGAATGAAGGCGCTTAAAGACAAAGTAGAATCATATTTGGTTCGTGATGCTTCAGTGCTGGATGTGGGTTCAGTACTAATTGCCGATGGGAAACTTCTTAATTTCCAAGTTATCAACCCTTTTACAGGAAAACCATGCAGGGTACACCTTGTAGGATTTTTGGATTGGAAGTCTGGAGGACTTGTAGGGTTTGAAATTATGCTGGAAGAAGACACGCAATGTATTGCCTCTGCCTTAAGAAATGCGATTTTAAACTTGGGAAGAATTCCTGATATTGTTTATCAGGATAACGGCAAAGCGTTTAAAGCAAATTTTTTCACGGGAAACAAAGATTTTGAAGAATTAGGGTTTAACGGAATATACGGCAAACTCGGGATAAAACCTGTCTATGCAGCTCCGTATAATGCCAGAGCAAAAGTTATCGAAAGATTTTTTCTGGAATTTCAGGAAGGATTTGAAAAATTACTTCCTTCATATATTGGAAGCAGTATTGAAAACAAACCGGCGTATATGAAAAGAAATGAAAAACTGCATAAAGAAATACATAACGGATATGTGCCAACGATTCAAGAAGCAATAGACTTGATTAACTGCTGGTTAGAATACAAGCATAGCCTTCCTTGCCCGAATGTTAAGAGCAGAACAATCGCTGAAGTCCTTGCCACAGTCAAAAAGCAAAATATTAATGAGCAAGAACTTGATGATCTTATGATGGCACAGGAAATAATGACCATTCACAGAAACGGAATTAGGTTTTTAAAGCAGGATTACTATGATGATACACTTTATGGAATCAGGGACAAAGCCATAATCAAGTATAGCCTGTTTGATTTGAGTTTTATCAAAGTTTATTCCTTAAAAAATGAATTTTTATGCAGGGCAGAGAGAATAACCAGTACACATCCGATGGCGGAACACCTTGGAGATATTTCAGATATACAAGATTACAAACAAAAAATTGTTAAACAACGCAAATTACGCAACAAAACACTAAAAGAAGTGAGAAAATTATTTACTATGGATGATTTTAACCTTATCGAAAAACATCTTGAACCAAATATATCTGCTCCACATCAGGAGCAGATTTTATTAGAGGCAAAACAAATTCCTGAAATCAAAGTGATTGCAGAAAGACCGCTGACAAGACCAATATTTAAATCAAAATATGAACGCTACGAGTGGCATCTTCATCATGGTTGCCACTCGCAGGAGGACAGGAAATGGTTTGAAAAATATAAAAATTCTGATGAATATACACAAATGTATGGGGAGGATTAA